The Lentzea guizhouensis genome contains a region encoding:
- a CDS encoding carbon-nitrogen hydrolase family protein has product MRVAAAQVRSPWMDLEAGVRKVVDFVGKAAAEGVELVVFPETFLPGYPIWLTEAGGVRFDGAKQELACAAYRELAIELTGPELRVVVECVRDHGVFTYLGIAERGPGRGTVYCTLVAIDPVAGVRGVHRKLVPTPEERLVWADGDGHGLQVHQVGGARVGGLCCWENWMPLARHALHAQAPDLHVSVWPGSTRLTGDITRFVALEGGVYSLAAGAVIDYADVPAGFPLRDEILAARQSSPYDGGSAIAGPNGRWIVEPVKDEERLVIADIDPAVVRGARRELDPTGHLSRPDVFQLTVDRRRLISATSLDRL; this is encoded by the coding sequence ATGCGCGTTGCCGCTGCCCAGGTCCGCAGTCCGTGGATGGACCTGGAAGCCGGGGTGCGCAAGGTGGTCGACTTCGTGGGGAAAGCCGCGGCTGAGGGCGTGGAGCTCGTCGTGTTCCCGGAGACCTTCTTACCGGGCTACCCGATCTGGCTCACCGAGGCCGGAGGCGTGCGGTTCGACGGTGCGAAGCAGGAGCTGGCCTGTGCGGCGTACCGGGAGCTCGCGATCGAGTTGACCGGTCCCGAGCTGCGGGTGGTCGTCGAGTGCGTGCGGGACCACGGCGTGTTCACCTACCTCGGGATCGCTGAGCGAGGGCCTGGCCGCGGCACCGTGTACTGCACGCTGGTGGCGATCGACCCGGTGGCCGGTGTGCGCGGCGTGCACCGCAAACTCGTGCCGACCCCCGAAGAACGGCTGGTGTGGGCCGACGGGGATGGGCACGGTCTGCAGGTGCACCAGGTCGGCGGTGCACGGGTCGGCGGCCTGTGCTGCTGGGAGAACTGGATGCCGCTGGCACGGCACGCCTTGCATGCACAGGCTCCTGATCTGCACGTGTCGGTGTGGCCGGGATCCACGAGGCTGACCGGCGACATCACCCGGTTCGTCGCGCTGGAGGGTGGCGTGTACTCGCTCGCGGCCGGTGCCGTGATCGACTACGCGGACGTGCCCGCCGGTTTCCCGTTGCGGGACGAGATCCTGGCCGCCAGGCAGAGCTCGCCCTACGACGGCGGTTCGGCGATCGCCGGACCGAACGGCCGGTGGATCGTGGAGCCGGTCAAGGACGAGGAGCGGCTCGTGATCGCCGACATCGACCCCGCGGTGGTGCGCGGTGCCCGGCGGGAGCTCGATCCGACCGGGCACCTCAGCAGGCCGGACGTGTTCCAGCTGACGGTGGATCGGAGGCGGTTGATCTCGGCGACATCTCTCGACCGGCTCTGA
- a CDS encoding PrsW family intramembrane metalloprotease → MVVPGPTKARRRRPWLRMFFVGLALWVATVVITYITGNANLIPTIVLLGSFLVPGTFVAWAFQHSHSGEVTGEMVFRTFAVGGVLGVLGASLLETYLLHPSPLLFVGVGLIEEAVKLGALALLTRHLAHKSCRDGLVLGASVGFGFAAFESAGYALTATLTEHGLSLIDLVTTELLRGFLAPFGHGLWTAILGGVLFARSAREHFMLTGRLFAAYLGVSLLHALWDSMNSIAVVFTLVLTDQPWQEQALEAGYLPQPTPPQVLLFTVFTWLGLALISAVGVVWLWRLVVASRREFVPVRGYPLRTDARWWPAGRPPQ, encoded by the coding sequence ATGGTTGTACCAGGACCGACCAAGGCGCGCAGGCGCCGGCCGTGGCTGCGGATGTTCTTCGTCGGTCTGGCGCTGTGGGTGGCGACGGTGGTGATCACCTACATCACCGGCAACGCCAACCTGATCCCGACGATCGTGTTGCTGGGCAGCTTCCTGGTGCCGGGCACGTTCGTGGCGTGGGCGTTCCAGCACAGCCACTCCGGTGAGGTGACCGGGGAGATGGTGTTCAGGACGTTCGCGGTCGGTGGCGTGCTGGGCGTGTTGGGTGCGTCGCTGTTGGAGACGTACCTGCTGCACCCGTCGCCGTTGCTGTTCGTGGGTGTCGGGCTGATCGAGGAGGCGGTGAAGCTCGGGGCGTTGGCGTTGCTGACGCGGCACCTGGCGCACAAGTCCTGTCGCGACGGTCTGGTGCTGGGCGCGAGCGTCGGGTTCGGGTTCGCGGCGTTCGAGTCGGCGGGTTACGCGCTCACGGCGACGTTGACCGAGCACGGGTTGTCGCTGATCGACCTGGTGACGACGGAGCTGTTGCGCGGCTTCCTGGCGCCGTTCGGGCACGGGTTGTGGACGGCGATCCTCGGTGGCGTGCTGTTCGCGCGCAGTGCCCGCGAGCACTTCATGCTCACCGGGCGGCTGTTCGCCGCGTACCTCGGGGTGTCGTTGCTGCACGCCCTGTGGGACTCGATGAACAGCATCGCGGTGGTGTTCACGCTGGTGCTCACCGACCAGCCGTGGCAGGAGCAGGCGCTGGAGGCGGGGTACCTGCCGCAGCCGACGCCGCCGCAGGTGCTGCTGTTCACGGTCTTCACCTGGCTCGGGCTCGCGTTGATCTCGGCGGTCGGGGTGGTGTGGTTGTGGCGCCTGGTGGTGGCGTCGCGTCGTGAGTTCGTGCCGGTGCGCGGCTACCCGTTGCGCACGGATGCGCGGTGGTGGCCGGCGGGTCGGCCGCCGCAGTAG
- a CDS encoding DinB family protein yields the protein MAVSQRELLRWQCELTWSLFEYHLDLLDQADLLWEPEGSVVFTMRHNGTEWERDWPTPEQESAGVATMAWLTWHIGWWWTAAIDHVRKSEPREVVWPGPERAVGWLRDLHAEWLDVLTTADLEATTDFPWPDGTMTVAHTAGWVNAELMKNVAEIGQLRRLVAR from the coding sequence ATGGCTGTCTCCCAACGCGAGCTGCTGCGCTGGCAGTGCGAGCTGACGTGGTCGCTGTTCGAGTACCACCTGGACCTGTTGGACCAGGCCGACCTTCTCTGGGAACCCGAGGGCTCCGTCGTCTTCACCATGCGCCACAACGGCACGGAGTGGGAACGGGACTGGCCGACACCCGAACAGGAGTCCGCCGGCGTGGCCACCATGGCCTGGTTGACGTGGCACATCGGCTGGTGGTGGACCGCCGCGATCGACCACGTGCGCAAGAGTGAGCCGCGTGAGGTGGTGTGGCCGGGACCGGAACGCGCCGTCGGGTGGTTGCGCGACCTGCACGCGGAGTGGCTGGACGTGCTCACCACCGCGGACCTGGAGGCGACCACCGACTTCCCGTGGCCCGACGGGACGATGACCGTCGCGCACACAGCCGGTTGGGTCAACGCCGAGCTGATGAAGAACGTGGCCGAGATCGGGCAGCTCAGGCGGCTGGTCGCCCGGTAG
- a CDS encoding cold-shock protein: MATGTVKWFNAEKGFGFIAPDDGSADVFVHYSEIQSKGFRSLEENQKVEFEVGQGQKGPQAQQVRPI; this comes from the coding sequence TTGGCTACAGGCACCGTGAAGTGGTTCAACGCCGAGAAGGGGTTCGGCTTCATCGCCCCCGACGACGGCTCGGCTGACGTCTTCGTGCACTACTCGGAGATCCAGTCCAAGGGTTTCCGCTCGCTCGAGGAGAACCAGAAGGTCGAGTTCGAGGTCGGCCAGGGCCAGAAGGGCCCGCAGGCCCAGCAGGTCCGCCCGATCTAA
- a CDS encoding glutamate-5-semialdehyde dehydrogenase — MTEDLRDQVHAAARRARVAADELVLATRERKDAALHEMAAALRNRAPEILEANQKDLEAGRAAGLPENILDRLTLTEARVDAVANGLETVAGLADPVGEVVRGSILPNGLELKQVRVPMGVVGMVYEGRPNVTVDAAGLALKSGNAALLRGSSTAEHSNTTLVAVLRDALESVNLPADCVQLLPCHDRASVTHLITARGLVDLVIPRGGSGLINAVVEQATVPTIETGVGNCHVYVDAHADLDMAESIVLNSKTRRTSVCNAAESLLVHKDVAAQFVPRITKALQQEDVTVHGDEQFAQQPNVEAATDDDWGTEYLSLDIAARVVGSLDDAVKHIAQYGSGHSEAIVTNDVAAARKFTARVDAAAVFVNASTAFTDGAEFGMGAEIGISTQKLHARGPMGLTELTSTKWVAWGEGHTRPKA; from the coding sequence GTGACTGAAGACCTGCGCGACCAGGTGCACGCCGCAGCCCGCCGCGCCCGCGTCGCCGCCGACGAACTCGTCCTCGCCACCCGTGAGCGCAAGGACGCTGCGCTGCACGAGATGGCCGCCGCCCTCCGCAACCGCGCGCCGGAGATCCTCGAGGCCAACCAGAAGGACCTCGAAGCGGGCAGGGCCGCCGGTCTGCCGGAGAACATCCTCGACCGCCTCACGCTGACCGAAGCGCGGGTCGACGCTGTGGCCAACGGCCTGGAAACCGTTGCGGGACTTGCCGACCCGGTCGGCGAGGTGGTGCGCGGCTCGATCCTGCCGAACGGGCTGGAGCTCAAGCAGGTCCGCGTCCCGATGGGCGTCGTCGGCATGGTCTACGAGGGCCGCCCGAACGTCACGGTCGACGCCGCCGGTCTCGCGCTGAAGTCGGGCAACGCCGCGCTGCTGCGTGGTTCCTCGACCGCCGAACACTCGAACACGACGCTCGTCGCCGTTCTGCGCGATGCACTCGAAAGCGTGAACTTGCCGGCCGACTGCGTGCAGCTGCTGCCGTGCCACGACCGCGCGTCCGTCACGCACCTGATCACCGCGCGCGGCCTGGTCGACCTGGTGATCCCGCGCGGCGGCTCCGGTCTGATCAACGCCGTCGTGGAGCAGGCGACCGTTCCCACGATCGAGACCGGCGTCGGCAACTGCCACGTCTACGTGGACGCGCACGCCGACCTGGACATGGCCGAGAGCATCGTCCTCAACTCCAAGACCCGGCGCACCAGCGTGTGCAACGCGGCGGAGTCCCTGCTCGTGCACAAGGACGTGGCCGCGCAGTTCGTCCCGCGCATCACCAAGGCGTTGCAGCAGGAGGACGTGACCGTTCACGGCGACGAGCAGTTCGCCCAGCAGCCGAACGTCGAAGCGGCGACCGACGACGACTGGGGCACCGAGTACCTGAGCCTCGACATCGCCGCGAGGGTGGTCGGCTCTCTCGACGACGCGGTGAAGCACATCGCGCAGTACGGCTCCGGGCACAGCGAGGCCATCGTGACGAACGACGTCGCGGCGGCGCGCAAGTTCACGGCTCGTGTGGACGCCGCGGCGGTGTTCGTCAACGCCTCCACCGCGTTCACTGATGGCGCGGAGTTCGGCATGGGTGCGGAGATCGGCATCTCCACGCAGAAGCTGCACGCGCGCGGTCCGATGGGCCTGACCGAGCTGACGTCCACGAAATGGGTCGCGTGGGGCGAAGGACACACGCGTCCCAAGGCGTAG
- a CDS encoding RecQ family ATP-dependent DNA helicase, which yields MDDIALRELAEERLRALAGPEAVLREDQWTAIHTLVAQRRRALVVQRTGWGKSAVYFIATALLRQLGEGPTVIVSPLLALMRNQVDAAARAGVHAVTINSANTDEWDAVQEQVTAGEVDVLLVSPERLNNPDFRDTVLPSLTASAGLLVVDEAHCISDWGHDFRPDYRRLRTLLTELPPGVPVLATTATANDRVVHDVTEQLGLGADEGTLVLRGPLDRDSLRLHVALLPTAESRLGWLAEQLDRLPGSGIIYTLTVAAADDIAAFLSDRGFAVAAYSGKTETAERQRAEEDLLGNKVKALVATSALGMGFDKPDLGFVVHVGAPSSPIAYYQQIGRAGRGVERAEVILLPGHEDRDIWAYFASLAFPAEVVVRQVLSALSGAGKPLSTAALEPVVELSRGRLEVVLKVLDVDGAVRRVRGGWEATGQPWEYDGERYARIAEARRAEQQVMIEYQRTSSCRMKFLQDQLDDPTARDCGRCDNCTGERLSVAVSETAAGAARERLLRPGVDVAPRKMWPTGMAAIGVPLSGKIPAAEVAATGRALGRLTDIGWGNRLRDLLADGVDQEIPDDVFAACVKVLSAWGWDERPVGVVTVGSRRRPSLVGSFGQRISTIGRLPFLGTVWLGESTHRANSAQRLAGLVRSGEVPDVSGVDGPVLLIDDHIDTGWTMTVATRMLRKEGVPAVLPFALAVTN from the coding sequence ATGGACGACATCGCACTGCGGGAACTGGCGGAGGAACGCCTCCGGGCACTGGCGGGCCCGGAAGCGGTGCTGCGCGAGGACCAGTGGACGGCGATCCACACGCTGGTGGCGCAGCGGCGCAGGGCTCTCGTCGTCCAGCGCACCGGGTGGGGCAAGTCGGCGGTCTACTTCATCGCCACGGCGCTGCTGCGCCAGCTCGGTGAGGGCCCCACGGTCATCGTCTCGCCGCTGCTCGCGTTGATGCGCAACCAGGTCGACGCGGCGGCGCGGGCCGGGGTGCACGCGGTGACGATCAACTCCGCGAACACCGACGAGTGGGACGCGGTGCAGGAGCAGGTCACCGCCGGCGAGGTGGACGTGCTCCTGGTGAGTCCGGAACGGCTGAACAACCCCGACTTCCGGGACACGGTGCTGCCCTCGCTGACGGCCTCGGCCGGTCTGCTCGTGGTCGACGAGGCGCACTGCATCTCGGACTGGGGTCACGACTTCCGGCCGGACTACCGCAGGCTGCGGACGCTGCTGACGGAGCTGCCACCGGGCGTGCCGGTGCTGGCGACGACGGCGACGGCCAACGACAGGGTGGTCCACGACGTCACCGAGCAACTGGGGCTCGGTGCCGACGAGGGCACGCTGGTGCTGCGCGGGCCGCTGGACCGCGACAGCCTGCGGTTGCACGTCGCGCTGCTGCCGACCGCCGAGTCCCGGCTGGGCTGGCTCGCGGAGCAGCTCGACCGGCTGCCGGGCTCGGGGATCATCTACACCCTCACGGTCGCGGCGGCGGACGACATCGCGGCCTTCCTGTCCGACCGCGGCTTCGCGGTGGCCGCGTACTCGGGCAAGACCGAGACCGCCGAACGCCAGCGGGCCGAGGAGGACCTGCTCGGCAACAAGGTCAAAGCCCTTGTCGCCACCTCTGCCCTGGGCATGGGTTTCGACAAGCCGGACCTGGGTTTCGTCGTGCACGTCGGCGCGCCCTCCTCCCCCATCGCCTACTACCAGCAGATCGGCCGGGCGGGCCGCGGCGTCGAACGCGCCGAGGTGATCCTGCTGCCGGGCCACGAGGACCGCGACATCTGGGCGTACTTCGCGTCCCTCGCGTTCCCGGCCGAGGTGGTCGTGCGACAAGTTCTGTCCGCGTTGTCCGGAGCGGGCAAACCTCTGTCGACGGCCGCGCTGGAGCCGGTGGTCGAGCTGTCGCGCGGGCGGCTCGAGGTCGTGCTCAAGGTGCTGGACGTGGACGGCGCCGTCCGCCGCGTGCGCGGTGGCTGGGAGGCGACCGGGCAGCCGTGGGAGTACGACGGCGAGCGGTACGCGCGCATCGCCGAGGCCCGCCGCGCCGAGCAGCAGGTGATGATCGAGTACCAGCGGACGTCGTCGTGCCGGATGAAGTTCCTGCAGGACCAGCTCGACGACCCGACGGCGCGCGACTGCGGCCGGTGTGACAACTGCACCGGTGAACGGTTGTCGGTGGCCGTGTCGGAGACCGCGGCCGGTGCGGCCCGCGAACGCCTGCTCCGGCCGGGCGTCGACGTGGCGCCGCGCAAGATGTGGCCGACCGGCATGGCCGCGATCGGGGTCCCGTTGTCCGGCAAGATCCCCGCGGCCGAGGTGGCGGCCACGGGGCGCGCGCTGGGCAGGCTCACCGACATCGGCTGGGGCAACAGGTTGCGCGACCTGCTCGCCGACGGGGTCGACCAGGAGATCCCCGACGACGTGTTCGCCGCCTGCGTGAAGGTCCTCTCGGCGTGGGGCTGGGACGAGCGCCCGGTCGGCGTGGTGACGGTCGGCTCCCGCCGCCGCCCGTCGCTGGTCGGCAGCTTCGGTCAGCGCATCTCGACGATCGGCCGCCTGCCGTTCCTGGGCACCGTCTGGCTCGGCGAGTCGACGCACCGCGCCAACAGCGCCCAACGCCTCGCGGGCCTGGTCCGTTCCGGCGAGGTCCCGGACGTGTCCGGTGTGGACGGTCCGGTGCTCTTGATCGACGACCACATCGACACGGGCTGGACCATGACGGTGGCCACCAGGATGCTCAGGAAGGAGGGGGTGCCCGCGGTGTTGCCGTTCGCGCTGGCGGTGACGAACTGA
- the rsfS gene encoding ribosome silencing factor, translating to MAATDEARRLALVAANAAADKKAHDVTVLDVSDQLVITDVFVIASAPNERQVGAIVDNIEEKLREAGTKPVRREGAREGRWVLLDFVDVVVHVQHTEERSFYGLERLWKDCPRIEFEADVPADSTAE from the coding sequence GTGGCAGCCACCGACGAGGCACGACGGCTGGCGCTGGTCGCGGCGAACGCAGCGGCCGACAAGAAGGCGCACGACGTTACGGTGCTCGACGTCTCCGACCAGCTCGTGATCACCGACGTGTTCGTGATCGCGTCCGCTCCGAACGAGCGGCAGGTCGGCGCGATCGTCGACAACATCGAGGAGAAGCTGCGGGAGGCCGGCACGAAGCCGGTGCGCCGCGAAGGAGCCCGCGAGGGCCGTTGGGTGCTGCTGGACTTCGTGGACGTCGTCGTGCACGTGCAGCACACGGAGGAGCGCAGCTTCTACGGCCTGGAGCGGTTGTGGAAGGACTGCCCGCGCATCGAGTTCGAAGCGGACGTCCCCGCCGACTCCACGGCTGAATAG
- the nadD gene encoding nicotinate-nucleotide adenylyltransferase, whose translation MRIGVMGGTFDPIHHGHLVAASEVQARFDLDRVIFVPTGQPWQKASREVSPAEDRYLMTVIATASNPRFSVSRVDIDRDGPTYTVDTLTDLKAQYPNADLFFITGADALEQILSWKRAADAFALAHFIGVTRPGYTLNDHHLPPGAVSLVEVPAMAISSTGCRARTASGQPVWYLVPDGVVQYIAKTGLYSES comes from the coding sequence ATGCGCATCGGCGTCATGGGTGGCACGTTCGACCCCATCCACCACGGTCACCTCGTGGCCGCGAGCGAGGTGCAGGCGAGGTTCGACCTGGACCGCGTGATCTTCGTGCCGACGGGTCAGCCCTGGCAGAAGGCGTCGCGCGAGGTGTCGCCGGCGGAGGACCGCTATCTGATGACGGTCATCGCCACGGCGTCCAACCCCCGGTTCTCGGTCAGTCGCGTGGACATCGACCGCGACGGCCCCACCTACACCGTGGACACGCTCACGGACCTGAAGGCGCAGTACCCGAACGCCGACCTGTTCTTCATCACCGGCGCGGACGCCCTCGAGCAGATCCTGTCCTGGAAACGCGCGGCGGACGCGTTCGCGTTGGCCCATTTCATCGGAGTCACCCGTCCGGGCTACACGCTGAACGACCACCACCTACCGCCGGGAGCCGTGTCGTTGGTCGAGGTCCCGGCCATGGCGATCTCCTCCACGGGCTGCCGCGCCCGCACCGCCTCAGGTCAGCCGGTGTGGTACCTGGTTCCGGACGGGGTGGTCCAGTACATCGCCAAGACGGGCTTGTACTCCGAGTCGTAA
- a CDS encoding cytochrome P450 codes for MPFPVTIICELLGVPFEDRAEFRGWSDQVMGTVGNDTPQAALEGMTKLHAYFTALVAKRRAHPTDDLYSALVAARDNDDRLSEDELVRFGITLLVAGHETTANMLGNSVITLLERPDAWQRLLDDPAAVPGAVEELLRFVPLGSGAGFPRIATEDVQVGNAQVKEGDALLVVVSSANRDESVYPNSGELDVDREVGQHMQFGHGIHFCLGSQLARMELHVALAAVLRRMPGLRLVEPVEFRKGSLVRGPIRLRVSW; via the coding sequence ATGCCGTTCCCGGTCACGATCATCTGCGAGCTGCTCGGCGTGCCCTTCGAGGACCGCGCCGAGTTCCGCGGCTGGTCGGACCAGGTGATGGGCACGGTCGGCAACGACACCCCGCAAGCAGCGCTGGAAGGCATGACGAAGCTCCACGCCTACTTCACCGCACTTGTCGCGAAACGCCGTGCGCACCCCACGGACGACCTGTACAGCGCACTCGTCGCCGCCCGTGACAACGATGACCGGCTCAGCGAGGACGAGCTCGTCCGGTTCGGCATCACGTTGCTGGTCGCGGGTCACGAGACCACGGCCAACATGCTCGGCAACAGCGTCATCACGCTGCTGGAACGCCCGGACGCGTGGCAACGCCTGCTCGACGACCCCGCGGCCGTCCCCGGCGCGGTCGAGGAGCTGCTCCGGTTCGTCCCGCTCGGCAGCGGTGCCGGCTTCCCGCGCATCGCGACCGAGGACGTCCAGGTCGGCAACGCGCAGGTCAAGGAGGGTGACGCCCTGCTCGTCGTGGTGTCGTCGGCCAACCGGGACGAGTCCGTCTACCCGAACAGCGGCGAGCTGGACGTCGATCGAGAGGTCGGCCAGCACATGCAGTTCGGGCACGGCATCCACTTCTGCCTCGGTTCGCAGCTCGCCAGGATGGAGCTGCACGTGGCGTTGGCGGCGGTGTTGCGCCGGATGCCGGGTCTGCGCCTGGTCGAACCCGTCGAGTTCCGGAAGGGATCGCTGGTCAGGGGCCCGATCCGGCTACGGGTGAGCTGGTGA